The nucleotide window CCCGCGTGTCTGTAGGATAAATATgatgctacagccagcagccgttagcttagcttagcataaaaacataaaaccgGGGAAACAGCGAGTCTGGCTCTGACCAAAGTTCAAACATCCACCGTGTTGGGCTCAGACGACACCATACCccaaaaatgtgtgtgattgGTCGAGGAGTAACTTTTAGTCTGTCGTGCCTCTCAGCTGATCAGACCCAGTGATCGTCCTAACAGACATCCTGTGATCTGAGTCCAGCACGTCTCACGTCTTTGCGTCTTTGTCACGTGTTTCTGTGTTTCGTCTCGCCGTCGCAGTCGGCCACCTCGTCTCTGTGCTCGCTGCGCAGCGGTCGGCAGCTGCTGAGGAAGGAAGGCAGCGAGCTGATCGACTTCTTCTGCGAAGACAGAGAAACGTTCCGACTGGACGACTGCTTCAGCATCTTCAGCACCTTCTGCTCCAGGTTCACCGCTGCTGTCAaggtatgcacacacatacacacaggttcatacacacagttacacacaaacaacaacacacactggATAAGGTATTCAGATCCTGTACTAATACCACATTTTCAAAATAGTAATTTTACTGAAAATGTTaccaaagtaaaagtatgtaagtaccACTGGCAGTTGCTATTTCTACAGCGGAGTCCCTTTCATGAACTCCAGGTGGACTTCTGCTGCCACCTGGTGGTCaaatggagcagcagcagtgaaataaTGGTCGTGGAGAAATTATATAaatctctctcttgtctttctttctgaagGAGAACATGGAGAGGGAGGCAAAGGAGGCAGGCCGTCGCCGGCGGAtacaggagctggaggagcagaagagaCACTCCTGGGCGGGGGGTGAGGAGGTGGGAGGACGCACAGAACCAAACGCTGAAACATGAAGCACACAAACTGCTTCACTGACTAAATGCTGCTGTCTGATTGCGTTGTAGGTGGCCGGAGCGTTCGGGTTGCGCTGCAGCAGCGAGACAGACATGTCAGCTGCCATGTCACGACACGACGACGCcgggctgctgctggagcttctgaCCCCTAAGTCCCGCCCCCGATCGCCCCTGAACAACTCCCACAATTCTCTGGGACGCTCGGGGAGCTTACGCCGCTCCCGAAACTCTCCGTCCAGCTCGCCGTCTCTGGCTGCTGAGCGCGAACTGAGCATGCTTCTCGGGATGGCGACCCCTGAACACAAGGTGGgcgagcagagaggagaaggtgagCGAAGGGCAGCTTCTTCGTCATCCTCACCTGAACCCAGGATGAGAAGTCCAGGACTCTCCCCTCGACCACAGAGGGTCACTACATGCAGCTTCCCAGAAAACCAGCAGCCTCAAGCGGGCCAGGGGGCACCGCAAACCCGCTCCTCACCTCCTAAAACCTCTTTGAGCGCACAAAACACAACCCATACAACCTCCGCTTACCTCAGCTGTGATGCTACCCAGATTCACTTCAGCGCCATCAATCCCACAAATGAAGTTACAGTCAAACCTACCTCTGATCCAAACCAGCAATCCGaccacaacaacaacgacaacgaTCGACTCGACCTGGGTTTTAGCAACCAGGGGACGCTTTCAGACCACCAGTGTGGTTTGAGGGGGGAGCTAGCTGGAGTGAGCAAAGCTGCAGGGAACATGTCTGTGATGGTAGAGAAATGCACGCTGGTGTCTGAGCTGAAAGCTTTTGACAAGGTCACCGCCCGGACCGGTCGCCTCCCTGGACGTCACCGGGACGATGTGGTCATCACAGATTTAGAACAAGAGGGAGTGGACAAGTCCCAAGTCCAGATGAAGCAGAATAACTCCCAGATTGGGAACACAGaaaaaactgagacaaactCTTCCTCGTCacgcagagaggaagaggagggacgaGAGGACAAGGTGATCGTCTggtgtgtgacaggtgtgtgcgAGGCAGCCGGCGAGCTCACACACTCTGACAACACAAACGCACAAACTGAGAAGGATTCATGTAGAAGCGACAATCAGAGAGGAAGCCAGCAAACTTCCTCTACCCCAGCCAATAGCACGCCTTCAGAACCTCAACCAGCCAATGAGAAGCCAGTGCCTGTACCCATCAGCAGCCAACCGGTGCCTGTCTCCCGCTGTGATGATCCATCACATCCTGTCTCCTCCCCCAGGTGGTGCCCAGTAGACCCGGCATCAGCCAATGAAGGGTCTGCTCTCACTGCAGGTGCCTCAGAGGACGATAAAGAAACAGCCAATGAAGAGGAAGATTCAGAGGGCTCCACCAATgagaagagagaaatggagattGTTCCAGAACAATCAGCAGATGAAGGGAGCAGAAATGAAACTGCTTCCTGTCACACAACCAATGAAAATACAGGAACAGCTTTGTCCACTAATGGAAAAGCAGAGCTGGGACCTTCGTCCAAACCGTCCACCAGGAGCCTCCCTACCTCGAAAACTCGGCCCGCTGGGATGAAAACCGCAACCCCAAACGCCCCCTCTGCTACCAGCAAAAGCAAACCTGTCCGCACCCTCACCAGCTCTGAGAACCAGGGCATGAGGCGGGTCGTGCCCATCTCCAGAGCCAGCAGAGGTGCTCCGTCCCTGGGAAAACGTCCTGAAAAGCCACCTGGCAACGTCCGGGGATCCTCCAGCACGGCGGCGCCTGCCATTGTGACCGTCTCCAACCTCAGCAGCAACTCCGTCCGACGAGGAGAGAGGCCCTCGACTGCTCCTTCATCCCGACGCTCCAGCATCAACAGGATCCCGGACGGCAAGGATTCAAAGGGCCAGAAGGTTCCAGGTCCTCAGGCTTCTGCCCGAAAGCAGAACCAGGACTTGCAGAGGAAACCGTCCATCCGAAAGCCTGTAACGAAGCCCAACctccagctggaggagaagataTGTCGCTCCACACTGCGGGCGCTCAAtcaaggaggtggaggaggaggaggcagcgtCAGTGCCCCCGTAACTCCTTTGCACAAAGGCAGTGCTCCCTCATCATCGCCATCATCGCTTCCAGGTTTCGCCCGAAGTactgcctcctcttctttcagACGAACCCACACAACCCTTGCACCTCCCCACTCTCCCCACACTGGCGTAGACTCCTCCCCTAAATCCTCCTCAAagaccacctcctcctccatcgcCCCTCCTGGCACCTCCTCGCCTTTGACCCGGACAGGCTCGTTGAGAGTCTCCGCCACCTCCAGATCCTCAGGTCTCCTCAAcccgtcctcctcttccccgcTGAGGAGGTCTCAGAGCATCAGGACACCTCCTCGCTCACCACTTCATGACTCACTGGTTCCCCCTAAAGGCCACCGGCGGAATGACAGCAGCACCTTCTCCGACAAGTCAGCTCACTCTAGAGACTCGAGCAAGGCCACCAGGCCGAGCTGGAGATAACAGGAGAGATCTGAGGCTGCATTCCAACATGAAGTCTAAGCAGTTTCTCCCACTCCGTCCTTCTTTAGAGGAGGTGGAGTCAAACGGAAACGTTCAAAGATGAAGTGCAGACTCCTGTTTATGTAGGAAGAAAGGATGCACTCCTGAGCAAAAGAAGTGTAGCTGGAGAAATTAAGGAGGTTACATTCCAATATGAAGCGCTGACGCATCATTCCAATATAGAGATTAATTATCTCCTATGCATCCAAACTGAAAGCATGCTGGTGGAGAAAGGATGCATTCCATTTGAAAGCACTACGTTACAAACGCCGTTCACTTCGGTCTGTAATGTGTTCATGATGTGCCCTTAAAAAACCACCGAGGCTGCATTCCATTTTAAACACTTTGCCTCTCGAAGCAGAATATAAACCCGAGCCTCGCGTCTGTGTCAGTGATGCATTGACGCCCATTGATGCAGCATGAAGTTCAGAAACAGTCACAAAGCAACAGTCAGTAAGTCCAAGCACAAATCAGTCCTGCAGCCTTCCACCACCACCCTTTTCACCggaaaatgaaggaaagaaataaatgtcTGCAAACAGTtaagattttttaaaaactgtaatTTCGGCCGTGTTTCTGCGACGTGCCTGAATCCCAGCTGAGTGTTTCCTGATTAAATGCCTTTATTTGACGTTGTTAGCGCCTTTTTGATCCTGCACCTTTAACTTCACTGACCAAGCTGAGGAATCTCTGTACATCAGGCCTGATTAAATTATATCATTATAATTAGAATTGCTCTTGTATTTCTTAAAAATTAGATTGCTAAAATCACTGAAAATCTTGATTAAAAATCATCGTTTAAACAGAGCGTTTAGTTTAGACGAGGAGATTCAAAGTGTCTCTGATTCAAACCAACAGTGTCGACTCGCTGGGAAAAGTCTGCAGTGCCAAGTTCGTCCATACGAGGatatttgtgtgttcatgtatctctatttatgtatatatgaaGTTAATATTTGATATATATAATCTATCTACTAATTAATAAAGTATTATTCCTCCAACACACTGCACTGTTTCTGTTCACCAGAGCTCATTCACAAACTGTGTAcaaatactttgtcttttatcCTCTGCCGTGTTTCTTTTACCTGAATTGATACCTGGATTAGttcatccaatcagagagcagctgtcTGAACATGTTAAGTGGTAAACATGATATACCTGCTGAACACTATGTTAGACaggacaagacaaacaaaaggcaaatcaggagaaaacacacaaaaaacacagaagttAGCACAACAGGTGAAAATCCAGCCCAAAATCAACATAGAAAATGACTCTGAGTCTTTTGATTTGTGGAAACACAAAGCATCAGATGGACTCAGCTGtatttttactgctgtttgtgttcatgcttTAGCATCATACCATcatttaaagtaaaatgttttACAAGTATTGCCATTAaaatttgattattatttcGGTATGAATTAACAATAATAAAGCATTTATAAAGCATTGTCATTATTAAAAGTAGTGAActaaaaattaaatgtaaaataagaaaaaaaaaaaggttttgctCAAAAATCATGAAGTGGCGCATAAAAAGCGCGTCTGACGTCATCAAACCGCGCCAAACAACAAAGCTGCACGTGACAACGGAGTTAGTTTTGTGATGGAAAAAGTACTAAAACACGAAAGTGGGGAGGCGAAGTTAAACATAACGCCGCTTCGGTGGAGTTTGAGCTAAAAtactgaagagaagaagagaagagacag belongs to Chaetodon trifascialis isolate fChaTrf1 chromosome 23, fChaTrf1.hap1, whole genome shotgun sequence and includes:
- the LOC139351125 gene encoding FH2 domain-containing protein 1-like, encoding MHVMGSVSPANEREGFSLQEEGVAFAMPMSPPRPQSGFSDIEGNRARPPPPAPPPPPPPPPPPPPPPAPMPPLLPGLGDPAGGLRKKKRVRSFFWKTIPEDQVKGRANLWTQGRVQQQYEIDVRAIEELFGQNDCQSKAKSMPTRGGKTRSSFRETKEEVSILDSKRGMNIGIFLKQFKRTNQAIVDDIRHGNSEPYGAEPLRELLKLLPETEEVKKLKSYRGDVSKLSLADSFVYLLIQLPSYSVRIESMLLKEEFPAVCEAMRRDIKVLRTAAKELMCCEELHAVLHLVLQAGNILNAGGYAGNAVGFKLSSLLSLADTKANKPGMNLLHFVALEAQKKDEKLLEFPLKLGHVQPAARISMETLDADLQWLTSRTRSVEENVQRDTELLQQLDDFLQSATSSLCSLRSGRQLLRKEGSELIDFFCEDRETFRLDDCFSIFSTFCSRFTAAVKENMEREAKEAGRRRRIQELEEQKRHSWAGGEEVAGAFGLRCSSETDMSAAMSRHDDAGLLLELLTPKSRPRSPLNNSHNSLGRSGSLRRSRNSPSSSPSLAAERELSMLLGMATPEHKVGEQRGEGERRAASSSSSPEPRMRSPGLSPRPQRVTTCSFPENQQPQAGQGAPQTRSSPPKTSLSAQNTTHTTSAYLSCDATQIHFSAINPTNEVTVKPTSDPNQQSDHNNNDNDRLDLGFSNQGTLSDHQCGLRGELAGVSKAAGNMSVMVEKCTLVSELKAFDKVTARTGRLPGRHRDDVVITDLEQEGVDKSQVQMKQNNSQIGNTEKTETNSSSSRREEEEGREDKVIVWCVTGVCEAAGELTHSDNTNAQTEKDSCRSDNQRGSQQTSSTPANSTPSEPQPANEKPVPVPISSQPVPVSRCDDPSHPVSSPRWCPVDPASANEGSALTAGASEDDKETANEEEDSEGSTNEKREMEIVPEQSADEGSRNETASCHTTNENTGTALSTNGKAELGPSSKPSTRSLPTSKTRPAGMKTATPNAPSATSKSKPVRTLTSSENQGMRRVVPISRASRGAPSLGKRPEKPPGNVRGSSSTAAPAIVTVSNLSSNSVRRGERPSTAPSSRRSSINRIPDGKDSKGQKVPGPQASARKQNQDLQRKPSIRKPVTKPNLQLEEKICRSTLRALNQGGGGGGGSVSAPVTPLHKGSAPSSSPSSLPGFARSTASSSFRRTHTTLAPPHSPHTGVDSSPKSSSKTTSSSIAPPGTSSPLTRTGSLRVSATSRSSGLLNPSSSSPLRRSQSIRTPPRSPLHDSLVPPKGHRRNDSSTFSDKSAHSRDSSKATRPSWR